Part of the Hemiscyllium ocellatum isolate sHemOce1 unplaced genomic scaffold, sHemOce1.pat.X.cur. scaffold_934_pat_ctg1, whole genome shotgun sequence genome, AGAGAAGAGCGGCCGGGGGAGCTGCCAGAGCCCGGCAGGCGCCCAGGCGCCCCGGTATTCCGGCCGGGACTTCCGCATGGCCTGGCCCTCCACCTTCTACAGGCGGCTGTGCTTCTGCAAGGGCCCGTTCTCCGGCTTCGACTGCGGCGAGTGCCAGGAGGGGCGCTGGGGCCCGCAGTGCCGGCGCCGGCACCTGACCGTGCGCCGGGGGCTGCACGAGATGAGCCGGGCGGAGCAGCGCCGCTTCGTGGAGAGGCTGGTGCTAGCCAAGAGCACCGTCAGCCGGCGCTACGTCATCCTGGTCAGCCGCAACACCTCGGATGCCGGGAGCGCCAAGTTCAGGAACGCCAGCGTCTACGACGTCTGCACCTGGGTGCAGTACATGGCAGCCAAGCCCATCAGGACCAAAGAGGAACCCAACTTTGCCCACATGGGCCCGGCGTTCGCCGTCTGGCACCGCCGGTACTTGCTCTTCTTTGAGAGGGAGATGCGGCACCTGACGGGGGACCAGGAATTCTTCCTGCCCTACTGGAACTGGACCCTGTCGCCCACCTGCGACATCTGCACCGACGGGCTCATGGGGCGCAACGGACCCTCGGGAGCTCTGCTGCCCCCCTCGCCCTTCGCCAACTGGGAGGTAAGGTCGGGCGGGTGCCAAAACACACCCAGAGGAGGGAGGAAAcaacactgtgggagggtcagcgccgagcgagccccgcactgtgggagggtcagcgccgagcgagccccgcactgtgggagggtcagcgctgagggagccccgcactgtgggagggtcagcgcccagggagccccgcactgtgggagggtcagcgccgagggagccccgcactgtgggagggtcagcgccgagggagccccgcactgtgggagggtcagcgccgagggagccccgcactgtgggagggtcagcgccgagcgagccccgcactgtgggagggtcagcgccgagggagccccgcactgtgggagggtcagcgccgagggagccccgcactgtgggagggtcagcgccgagagagccccgcactgtgggagggtcagcgccgagggagccccgcactgtgggagggtcagcgccgagggagccccgcactgagggagggtcagcgccgagggagccccgcactgtgggagggtcggcgccgagggagccccgcactgtgggagggtcagcgccgagggggaactgtgctgtgggagggtcagcgccgagggagccctgcactgtgggagggtcagcgccgagggggaactgtgctgtgggagggtcagcgccgagggagccccacgctgtgggagggtcagcgccgagggagccccgcactgtgggagggtctgcgctgagggagccccgaactgtgggagggtcagcgccaagggagccctgcactgtgggagggtcagcgccgagggagccctgaactgtgggagggtcagcgccgagggagccccgcactgtgggagggtgagCGCtaagggagccccgcactgtgggagggtcagcgccgagggagccctgaactgtgggagggtcagcgccgagggagccccgcactgtgggagggtcagcgccgagggagggtcagcgccgagggagccccgcactgtgggagggtgagcgccgagggagccccgcactgtgggagggtcagcgccgagggagccccgcgctgtgggagggtcagtgctgagggagccccgcactgtgggagggtcagcgctgagggagccccgcactgtgggagggtcagcgccgagggagccccgcactgtcggagggtcagtgccgagggggAACTGTGCTGTGTGGTATTTCATCTTTCACATTGAAGACTCTGCTCTCCCATGTGGGTCTGAACGATCCCCTCACTCTGCCATATCTCAGTCACCTCTTGCTGACACCCATCAACAGAAACCCCTCCAGACCCCACACCCCTATCCCCAACTTTGATCCTCCTGCAGTCCCGACATCCCATCCTATTAAAGTAACCTCCTCGATCCCCGAAACCCTGCCCTCCATCTTTCAGCTTCTCAAGCTCCTGCATcccccccatccctgtaaccccctacaccccctccctatctctgtaaccccctacaccccctccctatctctgtaaccccctacacaccctccctatccctgtaaccccctacaccccgctccctatctctgtatccccctacacccccctccctgtctctgtaaccccctacacccccctccctatctctgtatccccctacacccccctccctatctctgtaacccccctacacccccctccctatctctgtatccccctacaccccccctccctatctctgtatccccctacacccccctccctatctctgtaacccccctacacccccctccctatctctgtaaccccctacaccccctccctatctctgtaaccccctacacaccctccctatccctgtaaccccctacacccccctccctatctctgtatccccctacacccccctccctgtctctgtaaccccctacacccccctccctatctctgtatccccctacacccccctccctatctctgtaacccccctacacccccctccctatctctgtaacctcctacaccccttccctgtctctgtaaccccctacacctcctccctatctccgtaaccccctacacccccctccctatctctgtatccccctacaccccctccctatctctgtaacccccctacacccccctccctatctctgtaaccccctacaccccttccctgtctctgtaaccccctacaccacctccctgtccctgtaaccccctacacctcctccctgtccctgtaacccccgacacccccctccctgtctctgtaaccccctacaccccctccctatctccgtaaccccctacaccacctccctgtccctgtaaccccctacacccccctccctgtctctgtaaccccctacaccccctccctatctctgtaagcccctacacccccctccctgtctctgtaaccccctacaccccctccctatctccgtaaccccctacaccccctccctgtccctgtaaccccctaccccgccccttcctatctctgtaaccccctacaccctctccctatccctgtaaccccctacaccccctccctatctctgtaaccccctacaccccctccctgtctctgtaaccccctacacccccctccctatctctgtatccccctacaccctcctccctgtctctgtaactccctacaccccctccctatccctgtaaccccctacaccccctccctatccctgtaaccaccTACACCCCCCCATCCCTGTAAATCCctgcacccccctccctatctctgtcacccccctacacaccctccctatctctgtaactccctacaccccctccctatctctgtaacccctacaccccctccctatccctgtaacccgctacaccccctccctatccctgtaaccccctgcacccccctccctatctctgtaacccccgacataccctccctatctccgtaaccccctacaccccctccctatccctgtaaccccctacaccccctccctatctctgtaaccccctacataccctccctatctccgtaaccccctacaccccctccctatccctgtaaccccctacaccccctccctatctctgtaaccccctacaccccctccatatctctgtaactccctacaccccctccctatctccgtaaccccctacaccccctccctatccctgtaaccccctacaccccctccctgtccctgtaaccccctaccccgccccttcctatctctgtaaccccctacaccctctccctgtctctgtaaccccctacacccccctccctatctctgtaaccccctacaccccctccctatctctgtaagcccctacacccccctccctgtctctgtaaccccctacaccccctccctatctccgtaaccccctacaccccctccctgtccctgtaaccccctacaccccctccctgtccctgtaaccccctaccccgccccttcctatctctgtaaccccctacaccctctccctatccctgtaaccccctacaccccctccctatctctgtaaccccctacaccccctccctgtctctgtaaccccctacacccccctccctatctctgtaacccccctacacccccctccctatctctgtaacccccctacaccccctccctgtctctgtaaccccctacacccccctccctatctctgtatccccctacacccccctccctatctctgtaacccccctacacccccctccctatctctgtaaccccctacaccccctccctatctctgtaaccccctacaccccctccctatctctgtaagcccctacaccccctccctatctccgtaaccccctacaccccctccctatctctgtaaccccctacaccccctccctatccctgtaaccccctaccctgcccctccctatccctgtagcccccCTGCAGCTGCTGGGACgggggagtgaggagggggtGAGCGCGGCGGTGACAGTGATCCCACCACCCTTGCAGACCCTGTGCACCTACGACGGGGGCGATGAGGACAACTTCCACCTGCTCTGCCCGGGCCCCACCGCGGGGAAGACGTTGCTGACCCGGAACCCAGGGGGGGACCGGCGCGCGGCCCGCCTGCCCCCTGCCAGCGACATCTGGAAGTGCCTCCAGCTCCGACGCTTCGACAGCTTCCCCTTCAACCAGTACGCCCCGTTCAGCTTTCGGAACAGCATCGAGGGTAAGATGAAGGGCCTCAGCGCacaggggtcagggagagggggaaggctccctctacactgaccccccaccccatcacagggtcagggagaggggggacgctccctctacactgtccccccatcacagggtcagggagagggggatcgctccctctacactgtccccccatcacagggtcagggagagggggaacgctcgctctacactgtcccccaccccatcacagggtcagggagagggggaacgctccctctacactgtccccccatcacagggtcagggagagggagaacgctccctctacactgtccccccatcacagggtcagggaga contains:
- the LOC132814810 gene encoding tyrosinase-like, whose product is MAVRLLLASVLVGSVSAQFPRACAHADALKSQTCCPVWERDGSACGEKSGRGSCQSPAGAQAPRYSGRDFRMAWPSTFYRRLCFCKGPFSGFDCGECQEGRWGPQCRRRHLTVRRGLHEMSRAEQRRFVERLVLAKSTVSRRYVILVSRNTSDAGSAKFRNASVYDVCTWVQYMAAKPIRTKEEPNFAHMGPAFAVWHRRYLLFFEREMRHLTGDQEFFLPYWNWTLSPTCDICTDGLMGRNGPSGALLPPSPFANWELLGRGSEEGVSAAVTVIPPPLQTLCTYDGGDEDNFHLLCPGPTAGKTLLTRNPGGDRRAARLPPASDIWKCLQLRRFDSFPFNQYAPFSFRNSIEGFKDASHPGRQMISLHNQVHLYLNGTISQVPVASNDPIFMIHHAFIDKILEDFLRADSRRLEMYPTHQRVSHGHRPNDYMVPFLPLVRNIDYFTYTINFAYTYTNAAYTEEDKFSSAANLDLIPRWRPFYQEWFLKYGVSRAFGGKLGRGLAGRCGGCSPPAAPLTRRRTRGDPGPGPQLPAAIASQ